The Kutzneria kofuensis genome includes the window CGTCTTGAAGATCGGCTGCTTGGACACCGGATCCCAGTCCGTCGGCGTGAGCTCGTTGGCGGCCCGGTCGTGGTTCGGATCGTCGGTGTCCCAGTAGCCGTAGTGGAACGGCAGGAACACCACGCCGTCCCGGACGGCCGACACCCGCAGCGCGACGCGGACGGCGCCACGGGCGGTCCGCACCTCCACCAGGTCGCCCTCGGCGGCCCCGATGCGCTCGGCGTCGTGCGCGGACATCTCCAGCCACGGCTCCGGCGCGGCGTCCCGCAGCTGCGGGGCGCGGCCGGTCTTGGTGCGGGTGTGGAAGTGGTAGACGGTCCGGCCGGTGATCAGCATGAACGGGTGGTCCCGGTCGGGTTTCTCGTGCAACTCCACGTACTGCGCGGCCTTCAGCATCGCCTTGCCGTCCGGATTGGTGGCGCGGTACTCCACCGGCTCGGTCGGCGCGCCGGTCACCAGGTCGCGGCCGTAGCTCTCGCAGTAGTCGGGCTTGGCGAAGAACTTGCCGTCGGCGTAGAGGCGGTCGGCGCCGTCGGGGTGGTCCTCGTTGCACGGCCACCGCACGCCGCTCACCTCGCGCAGCTTGGCGTAGCTGAGCCCGCTGTAGTCGCACGGCCGGCCGGCGGACGCCCGTTTCCACGCCTCGAAGGCCGACTCGGCGTCGTTCCAGGGCGGGAACGGCTGGTCGTCGCGGTCGCGGAAGTCCATGCGGCGGGCGTACTCCAGCCAGATGTCGAGATCCGGCCGGGCCTGGCCGGGCGGCTCGACGGCCTTCTCGTTCAGGTGCACGGTGCGGTCGGCGTTGGTCGACACGCCGGTCTTCTCACCCCAGATCGCCGCCGGCAGCACGACATCGGCCAATTCCGTGGTCTCGGTGGGGAAAGCGTCCTGCACGACGAGGAACAGCCGCTCCTGACTCAGGATCGAGCGCACACGCCGCAGTTCGGGCAGCGACACCGCGGGATTGGTCGCCGAGACCCACAGCATGCCCAAGGTGCCGTTCTCGGCATAGCGCAACATCTGCATCAGGTGCGTCGGCGGCGCGAAGTGCGGGATCTGGGTGACGTCCAGGTTCCACAGCCCCGCCAGCTCGGCGACGTGGTCGTCGTTGGCCCAGTTGCGGAAGCCGGTTAGGTCGCCGTCCGCGCCGCACTCACGGGTGTTCTCCGCGGTCGGCTGGCCGTTCATCTGCAGCACGCCGGCGCCCGGCCGGCCGAGCATTCCCCGCAGCAGCACCAGGTTGTTGACCTGCACCGCCGCCGCGGTGGCCTGGTGGGACTGGTAGAAGCCCTGAAGAACAGTACACAGTAGACGCTCGGCCTGGCCGACAATCCTGGCAGCCGCCCGGATCTGGTCGGCCGGCACGTCGCAGACCTCGGCCGCCCGCTCCGGCGGGTAGTCGGCCACCAGCCTGGCGAAGTCGTCGTAGCCGACGGTGTGGTTGTCGACGTAGTCGTGGTCGATCCGGTCGTTGGCGATGAGCTCGTGCAGAACGCCGTTCATCAGCGCGACATTGGTGCCGGGCAGCGGCGCCAGGTGCAGCGTGGCGGCCTTGGCCACGGGCGTCTCGCGCGGGTCCACGCACAGCAGCGCCGGCGGGTTCGGGCCGGCCAGCCGGTCGAGGATCCGGTCCCACAGCACGACCTGCGTCTCGGCCGCGTTGTGGCCGAACAGCGCGATCACGTCGGCGTGGTCGATGTCGTCGTAGCAGGCCGGTTGCCCGTCGCAACCGAAGGATTCCTTCAGCGCCGCCGCGGCCGTCGCCGTGCACAGCCGGGTGTTGCCGTCGAGGTGGTTGGTGCCGATGGCCCCGTGCGCGATGGCCGACAGCGTGTAGTACTCCTCCGCGAACAGCTGGCCGCTGGTGTAGAAACCGATCGAACCCGGCCCCGAGCTGTCGAGAAGTTCCTTGCTGCGCTTGACGATCAGCGCCATCGCCTCGTCCCAGGTGGACTCGACCAGCCGGCCGTCACGACGGATCAGCGGGGCGGTGAGCCGATCCGGGCTGTGGTTGGCCTGCCAGCCGAACAGGTCCTTGGGATCGAGCCGGCCGCGGTTGACGTGGTCGTCGGCACGGCCGCGGACGCCGACGATGCGGCCGTCCTTCACGGCGAGGTCCATGCCGTCGCCGTTGGAGTGCAGGACTGCGGCCGCGCGCACCCAGGAATCCACGTCCTCCTCGGCCACGCCCTCGGCGAGGTGGCTGTCGACGCGGACCGGCCAGGGCGTGCCGGGTCCGTACGGAGTTCGGGCGCCCCAGGGATCGGCGATGCCGTCGCGCACCATCGCGGGCCTCCTCGTCGTCGATTGACGACGAGTACCCACGCTCCGTTCGGGTTACACCGCTCGGTCAGGTGGCGGAGTCAACGCGCACACCGGTCAGCTTGAGCGCCTCGATCACGTGCGCCGGGGTGTGCAGGTCGGTGCGTACCACCACCGTGACGCCGTGGTCACGGGCGTGGTCGTCCAACGCCATCAGGCTCCGGTGGTCCATGAAGTCCACCCGGGACGCGTCGAGCACCACCCGGCCCGCGCTGGGATGCGGCTCCGCCCGGCGCAGCGCCAGTGGGAACAGCTCGGCGCTCAGAATGTCCAGGTCGCCGGCCAGTTCCGCGGAGCAGTCGGCCGACCCGTACAGCCGGAACGGCGTCGCGTCCTCGGTCGTGTTGGGATGCATGCAGGCCAGCTGCGCCACCGCCCGCTTGCCCAGCTCGACCCGGTCGTAGCCGCACAGCGCGGCGAAGGGCCGCACGGTCATGTAGCGGTCGACGAGGTGCTCGTAGCGGGCGAACGCGTCGTGCTGGGCCGGCTGCCGCACCATGGTGGTCACGTCCGCGGCGACCCGCAGCCCGGAGAAGCCGTCGGCCAGCGCCTGTTCGGTGGCCGAAGCGTACGTCGCGACCTGCGCAGCCGGTTCGACCACGGCGTCCGGGCGATATGTGTCCCGGACCGCCGCCACGCACGCCGCGCCCCGCCGCAGCGCCGCGTCCATCCCGTCGACCTCGCGCAGGTCCGCCGCGAGGGCGTCCGCCGTGTCGTCGCCGATGTAGCAAACACGTTGGCCGAGGGCCAATCCCTCGATGAGGAAGTCGCGGGCATGGCTGCGGAACTCGGCATCGTCGTCGTAGCTCCAGCAGACATGGTCGTGAAGCCCGAGGCCGAGCGCGTTGTCAACTGTTCCGCTGGCCCGCACCACACCAGTAGCCTACGCCGATCATCATGGGCACGCAGCACTCACCGGCACGTAACCCCCGCCGGGACGATCTGAGTTTGCTGGATGACATCGTTGATTGTCAACGCCGCGATGACGCCGGCGAGAGCGAGGGCGGCGACACACGTGGCGACGGTGAGGTAGAGCTCGGTCTCGCGGGGCCACTGCAGCCGGAACCGGCGGCCGGCGGCGCGCCGGTGTCGGCCGCCACCGTGCAGATCGCGGCGATCAGCGGCACCACGATCGAGGCCGCCACCGCCAGCGCGAACCGGAGGCCGGGCTCCTCCGACACGCAGTCCGACAGCCGGTGGCGGCCAGCCACGCCGATCACCTCGCATCCGACACTCCTTGCACTACGGTGGTGTCGATCCCTCAGCAGTGCAACCGACGGTAGCGGTCATGTCAACTGTGGTGGAAGCCCTCCCACAGCAGTACAATCGACCGGGTGAGAAGCGGCGAGTTCGCCACGGTGCTGGACGACCTGTGCGCGACCCGGTCCAATGTGGCGCTGGCGGCCGAGATCACCCGCAGGGGTGGCGACATCGGCCACGGCTACATCGCACAGCTACGCAAGGGCCGCAAGGACAATCCGACCCGCAGGACCATCGAGGACCTCGCGGGCGCGCTCGGCGTGCACCCGGCCTGCTTCGTCGGCGGACGTCGGGAACTACGCCCCGGGGAACGCCCGTCGTGGCGCGGGCACGCGATCCGGCAGCTGTTCGAAACAGCGGACCGGCCGCAGTCGCCGGAAGAGGTGGCGGCGGCGATCGGGTCGATCTCCGGCAGCTACCTGCGCGAGCTGCTGACCGGCGCCAGTGACAATCCGAGGTTGCGTCACATTCATGGGCTCGCCCAGCATTTCGGCGTGCCCGCCGCGTATTTCTTCGACGACGACCTGGCCCGGCGGGTCGACGAGGAACGGACCGATCTGGAGGCGATGCGTGACCTGGGGGTCATCGAGTTCGCCACCCGGCTCAGCGAGCGGGCGCCACACCTGAGCGCCAGGACGCGGGCGGCCGCGATCCGCGCCGTGACACAGGCACTGCGGACCAAGGAAGGCGAGCGATGGAGTTTCGACTCCCCCACCGTCGACGAGGACGGCGCCAGTTAGTCGACGCCGTGGTCGCCGAGCTCGCCGTCCCGCCGGACGCCTCGCACCAGGCCACGGCCCGTCGGGTGTGCGAGGTCATCCGCGACCGTCTCGGCGGCCGGCTCGAGGTGTGCTTCACGCCGATGACCGACGCCGGCCTGAGCGGGCTGACCCTGGCCCTCGCCGACGGCAGCTACCTCATCGTGTGCGCGGATTCGCCGCGGTGGTACCACCGGCTGCAGATCCTGCTGCACGAGCTCGCCCACATCGTGCTCGAGCACGAGCGAACTCCGTGCGCTCGCAGCGGTTTCGCCGATCCCGTCGAGCGTGACGCCGAGGAGTTCGCGGACGCGCTGCTCGCGGCGCTGACCGAGCGGCGGCCGCGCCGGGGCGACGAGGTGGGCTGGTGACCGCCGCCCTGAACGCCGGCTACGTGGTGCTTTCCGTGCTGGGCACGATGACCCTGCTGTTCCGGATTCCGGCCGTCGGCGACCGGCGGTGGCAGCCGCGGGCGTGGACGGCGTACGCGTTGATCAACTGCGGCACGGTGCTGTCGACCTCCGTCGGGCCACTGGCCGGCTCCGCCGACCGACCGTTGCCGCCCGACGCGATCCGGGTGATCGTCTGCACCGCCGGCGTGTCGGCGATCGTCGCCGGCGTGACGCTGTTCGTTCGGTCGATGTCGCCATGGCTGCGACGACTGCTCGGTTGTTACGACATTTCCGTTGTGGCCGCCAATATTCTCGTCGCGACGCTGGTGATGTCGATCCCGGGTCGGTGTCCCTGGTGGATGGCGCCAATCTACGTGCTGCCGCCCGTGGTCGGCGCCGTCGTGCTGGTCCACCGCTGCCTTCGCGTCGCCGTGCGAGGCCGCTTGGACGTCGTGGCGTGCGTGGTCGGCGCGCTGGCCGTGGCGCTGCTGATCTACCAGTTCGGACACCACCGCACCGGGACGACCTTCCTGCCCACCACTGCACTGGTCGCACTGGTCGCCCGCCTGCCGGCCGGCGTCGATGTCGCGCTTCGGGCCTGGCGGTGGGCCACCATGTGGCGGGTGTTCGGCCGGCTGCGCCCGCTCCACCGCCTCGTCGACCCCGCCACAGTGTTGGTCCGCCGCGGAAAGCGGTTCGATCCCCATCACCGCGTACGCCGTGCGTTGCTCGAACTCGGCGAGTGGCGTTGGGCCCTGACCTCGCGCTTCGACCCCGCCGTCGCCGCCCGCGCCGAACGCCGGGCCCGCCGCGCCGGCCTCACCGGCACGGCGCTTCTCGCCGCCGTCGAGGCCGCGCAGCTCAAGGCCGCCGCACGAAGCGAGCGCCGGCACGCCGCCCACCCCGCCCCGACCGCTGACGGCATCGGCGTCGTCGATGAATGCACGTGGTGGACCGCGGTCGCCCGCGCCTACCGAGCCCGGATGCAACTCGACTGAAAACGTTTACAGTCAAGTGTGAACACACCCCCTCTGAGCACGGCCGAGCGGGGTTGGAAGGCGCTTTCCGCATTGACGCTTTCCGTTGCCCTCACTAGCTTCGCCTCCGATTCCCGGCCGAACCCGGTTCAGCCACATGAACATTTGGGGTGCACATGTCTCTGAAACGCTATGCGGCCGCCCTGTGCGGCGCCGTCTGCGGGGTGACGATGATGGTCGCTCCCGCGGCATCGGCGCAGACGCCGGCCGCGACCTGGATCGAATACTCGCCGAGCTTCAAGGTGCAGCAGGAGGGTTGCGGCAAGGTCAGCGACCTGACGTTCCAGCTGACCTGTTCGAAGTCCGGGGCGTCGCACGACCGCGCGGAGCGCCGCTACGTCGACTACACCTCCGGAGCGCACAAGTTCGAGGGCACTTTCAAGATCACCAGTCAGGGCGGCTCGCGGATCAGTCTCAAGCAGACGTTCCACGGCACGCAGGGCCCGTACTTCCTGCTGGCCGTGGAGAACGGTGGCCGGCTGTACTCGGTGGAGAACCAGAAGACCATCGCCACCGGCGCCACCATCGGGACGCCCGTCACCGTCGACACGGTGCACACCGCCGGCAAGACGATCCAGGTGTACATCAACGGGGCGTTGAAGTACACCGAGTCCAGCCCCGGTGGCACGTTCTACGACAAGTTCGGCGCCTATCGCACGGCCAGCGGCAAGGGACCGATCACGGTCCAGTGGAGCGACATCCACTTCTGGCACCAGTGATCGCTCGCGCCGGTCCTCGCGCGGGGACCGGCGCTCCCCGCGCAGCGAGGTGACCACGATGATCAAGCGGCTGCTGGCGACCGCCCTCCTGCTCGCGGCGTTGACCGCCTGCGGCACAACACCTTCCGCCGCGGGAGTCCGCCTCGACGCCGCTCTCGTCACGCCCGTGGACGTCACACTGACATGGCACGACGACGGGCCCGCACCCGCCGGACACGTGGTGGAATACGCGACGCACCAGGACGGTCCGTACACCACCTTGGGCTTCGTGCCCCCGGCCCAGACCAGCTACCGGCACCAGAACCTCATGCCCAACACCACGTTCTACTACCGCGTGCGGCCGTACTACGGTCCCGCTTCCGACACCGTCGACGTCACGCTGCCGCCCGGCGCCTACGACGACGAGGCCCACGCCGACGACCAGGCCTGGGCCGCGCCGAGCACCGAACCGGGCCGAAACCAGGCCACGCAACCGATCCGGCGGCCCGCCACCGCGACCTCGGGCGCTCCCACCAATCTGGCCGCGACCGTGATGAACGACAACGGCATCCGGCTCACCTGGGTCGACCACGCGCGGGACGAGGACGGGTACCTGATGGAGATCAAGGCCGCCGGCGCCGAGGACTTCCAGGTGGTGCAGGTGATGGATCCGCGGGTGAACTCCTGTGGCGTCGTCACTCTGCCGGACGAGAAGCGGGCCACGTATCGGGTGCGCGCCTTCTACTACGGCGGTCCGTCCACCGTCGCCCACGCGACGACCGGTGATGCGCCGGCCGGTCCGGGGTGACGGGCGCGAGCCAGCCACTCGCCGATCGGTCCGGCGTGACGAGCCCGAATCCGCCACTCGAACGCCCGCACCGCGCCCTCAGTCGGCTCGCTCCGGCGGCGGCGTGCGGATCGTGCGGATCTCGGGTCTGCCGTCGCCACGGGTCCGATCGGTCCCCTCGTGCCATCGGCCGGCGGCCCTGCGGGTGAGCGTCGTGAGCCAGCGGAACACGGCCGAATCGGAGGCAACCGCCCGTCCGGGTTGCGCGGTCGGGCTCTCGTCGGTGGGCAGCATGCGGTCGACCAGGGTCAGCGCACGGGTGGTCAGCTCGGGCAGCAGCCCGTGGACGCGGGCGGCCACCTGCGCCGCCGGCGTGAGGATGATCTCCGGCCGCCCGCGGAGCCCGGCGCGCACGATGGCCCGGGCGGCGCGTTCGGCGTCCATGGTCAGGAACGGCAGGCTGTCGGCGATGGTGAACCACGCGTGCTCGGCGGTCTTGTTCCCCTTGAACAGGGCATTGTCGGGCGAGCCGGTCCGCATCAGCCCGGGAACGGCGGTGGTGACGCTGATGCCGTACTTGGCCAGTTCCACGCACAGCCCCTCGGAGAAGCCGACGGCGGCGTGCTTGGCGGCGGCGTAGGGCAGCAGGTGCGGGGCCGGCACCTTGCCGCCCAGCGACGTCACCGTGATGATCCGGCCCCGGCCGGCGCGGCGCATCACCGGCACGGCCGCGAGCACGGGATACGCCACGCCCCAGTACATCGTGCCCATCGCCATGGTGAAGTCGTCGACGTCCATCGCGGCCACTGGACCGACCTGGATGGTGCCGGCATTGGTGACGAGGACGTCCAGGCGGTTGAAGTCGGCCACCGCCCGCGCGACCAGCGCGTCGGCGTCCGCGCGCACCGAGACGTCCGCGACGACGGCACTGACGGTGGCTCCCTCCCGTCGCAGCGCCTCACCGGCGGCGGTGATGCCCTCCGCCGACCGGGCGCACACCACCAGGTCGAAGCCCTGCCGGGCGAGTTCACGGGCGAGCAGGTAACCGAGGCCCCGGCTGGCCCCGGTCACCACCGCCACCGGCCGCCCGTTCACCGGCGGAACCAGCGCTTGCGCCTGCCGTCCCGGCTCGGCACGGCGATCGACCGGTGGCGGCGGGCCAGGTGGGCCACGCTGCCCACGGACATCAGCAGCAGCTCCTGGTCGGCCGTCGGGCGGCCGTCGGCCATCGCCTGCTCGGCACGGGCCAGCGTCTCCAGCTCGTCCAGCCGTCGTCCGACGGCATCCGGTATTGCAGCGGGGATCTCGTGCACGCTCATGGTCACGCCTCCGGCCGCTCGGGAATCAGGGCGGCAGTACCCGTCCGGAACCGGCTCAATCCGAGTGTCACTCGAACGGACCACGGCCAATCCGCGCCACGAGGTTTGTTCCCGCCCCGAGCAGGTAGCCCGGGCCGGCAGTCGACCACGGCGTGAGGAGCGGCAATGGCGGCCACGATCGAGCAGACACCGGTGCGGCTGGCGCCGGCGATGCGCGCGCCCAAGGGATCCGTGCTGCTCAGCCTGTTCCGCACGACCGATCACAAGCAGATCGGGGTCATGTACCTGACCACGTCGTTCTTCTTCTTCGTGGCCGGTGGCGCGATGGCCCTGCTGATGCGCACCGAACTGGCCCGGCCGGGGCTGCAGTTCCTGTCCCAGGAGCAGTACAACCAGCTGTTCACCATGCACGGCACGATCATGCTGCTGCTCTATGCCACCCCGAACCTGTTCGGCTTCGCCAACTTCATCCTGCCGCTGCAGATCGGCTCGCCGGACGTCGCCTTCCCGCGGCTGAACGCGTTCGCCTACTGGGCCTACCTGTTCGGCGGCCTGATCGTGCTGGGGAGTTTCATCACCCCCGGCGGGGCGGCCGACTTCGGCTGGTTCGCCTACACGCCGCTGTCGGACGTCATCCGCTCCCCCGGCATCGGCGCGGACCTGTGGATCACCGGCCTGATCCTGTCCGGCCTCGGCACCATCCTCGGCGGCGTCAACATGATCACGACCGTTGTCTGCCTGCGCTGCCCGGGCATGGTCATGTTCCGGATGCCGATCTTCACGTGGAACATCCTGATCACCTCGATCATGGTGGTGATGGTCTTCCCGCTGCTGACCGCGGCCCTGTTCGGCCTGCTGGCCGACCGGCAGCTCGGGGCGCACGTGTTCGACCCGCACAACGGCGGCTCGATCCTCTGGCAGCACCTGTTCTGGTTCTTCGGCCATCCCGAGGTCTACATCGTCGCGCTGCCCTACTTCGGCATCATCTCCGAGGTCCTCCCCGTGTTCAGCCGAAAACCGGTGTTCGGCTACAAGGGGCTGGTGTTCGCCACGCTCGCCATCGCCGCGCTGTCGCTGACCGTGTGGGCGCACCACATGTTCGCCACCGGCGCGGTGCTGCTGCCGTTCTTCTCGTTCATGACCTTCCTCATCGCCGTGCCGACCGGGGTGAAGTTCTTCAACTGGATCGGCACCATGTGGCGAGGGCAGCTCACCTTCGAGACGCCGATGCTGTGGAGCCTGGGCTTCCTGCTCACCTTCCTGCTCGGCGGCCTCACCGGCATCCTGCTCGCGGCGCCGCCGATCGACTTCCACGTCACCGACAGCTACTTCGTGGTGGCCCACTTCCACTACGTGCTGTTCGGCACCATCGTGTTCGCCACGTTCGCCGGCATCTACTTCTGGTTCCCCAAGATCACCGGGCGGATGCTCGACGAACCGTTGGGCAAGCTGCACTTCTGGACCACGTTCATCGGCTTCCACACGACATTCCTGGTGCAGCACTGGCTCGGCGCGGAAGGAATGCCCCGCCGCTACGCCGACTACCTCGGCAGCGACGGCTTCACCACGCTGAACACGGTCTCCACCATCGGCGCGTACATCCTGGGCGCCTCCACACTGCCGTTCATCTGGAACGTCTTCCGGAGCTACCGCTACGGCGAACGGGTGGAGGTGGACGACCCCTGGGGCTTCGGCAATTCCCTCGAATGGGCCACCACCTGCCCGCCGCCCCGGCACAACTTCACCTCGCTGCCGCGGATCCGCTCCGAGCGTCCCGCGTTCGAACTGCACTATCCGCACATGATCGACCGGCTGCGCGACGAGGCCCACGTGACGCCGACCGCCGCGCCGTCGGAAGTCGGCGCGGCGGCCGTGCAGTCCGACACCGGCTCGGACCAGGGCGATCCGAAAAAGAAGTGAGGCGTAGTGCAGGACAGTGCGGGTAGTCGGCGGGACCGACGAAGAATCGAGGCGCTCCCATGAGCAGCAAACAGCCACTCGCCCCGTCGCGGAATCTGGCCAGCACGCTGGCCCTGGTCGTCGGCGCGGTGTTCCTGCTGGTCGGCATCCTGGGCTTCATCCCGGGCGTGACGACCGACTACGACATGATGGGCTTCGCCGGTCACGACTCGATGGCGAAGCTGTTCGGACTGTTCCAGGTCTCCGTGCTGCACAACATCGTCCACCTGGTGTTCGGCGTGGCCGGCATCGCGCTGGCCCGCACCGCCCGCACGGCGGCGGCCTATCTGGTGGTCGGCGGCGTGATCTACCTGGTGCTGTGGATCTACGGCCTGGTCATCGACCAGCAGAGCCGGGCCAACTTCGTGCCGCTGAACACCCCCGACAACTGGCTGCACTTCGGGCTCGGGATCGGCATGATCGCGCTCGGGCTGCTCGCGTACCGCGCGGTCCGCGCCGGCACGGCCACGGGCGTCGACGACCTTGGTGGGAGGAAGGCGTGAGCACGACTTCCGACGAGGAACTGGACGTCATCGAGTTGCTCCTGCGACAGCACCGGGAGATCAAGGGGCTGTTCAGCAAGGTGGAGATGTCCACCGGCGACCAGCGCCGGCAGGCGTTCGAGCGGCTGGTGCACCTGCTGGCCGTGCACGAGACGGCCGAGGAGGAGGTCGTCCACCCGGCGGCCCGGGAGGCGGGCGTCGACCAGGTCGTGCGGGCCAGGCTGCGGGAGGAGCACGACGCCAAGGAAGTGCTGCAGCAGTTGGACAAGCTCGGGCCCGACGCCGAGCACTTCATGGAGGCCTTCCGCCAGCTGCGCCAGGACGTGGCCGAGCATGCCGAGCACGAGGAGCGCGAGGAGTTCCCGGCGCTGCGCGCCCGGCACGACCGGGACCGGCTCAAGACGATGGCGGCGGCGGTCCGGGCGGCGGAGGCCATCGCGCCGACGCATCCGCATCCCGGCGTGGAGAGCGGCACCGCGAATGTTGTCGTCGGCACGCCGACGGCGCTCGTGGACCGGGTCCGCGACGCGATCCGCAAGGTGATGGGCCGCAGCACGACCGGCACGTCCGAATGACCGGTGAGGGGCGCCGCCCGATCGGCGCCCCTCACCCTTGCACCACCAATAGCATGTTCAGGCCGCAGATGACCGCCGCCACCAGGGTTCCCAGGACCACGGTCGGGCGGCGGTTCACCGTCTTCCCCATCACGTCCGGTCGGCTGGTCAGCACCACCAACGGAACCAGCGCGAACGGCAGGCCGAAGGACAGCACGACCTGACTGATCACCAGCGCCGTCGTCGGGTCCACACCCGTGCACAGCAACACCAGTGCCGGGGCCATCGTCACGAGCCGGCGCACGGCGGTCGGGATCTTGGCGCCGAGGAAACCGGTCATCACCATCTCCCCCGACCGCGTGCCGACGCAGGCCGAGGCAAGGCCGGCAATGAGCAACGCCAGCGCGAACACCAGGCCGACCGTCGGTCCCAGCGCGCTGGCCAGGCCGGCCCGGATCTCGTCGATGGTCTCGAAGGCGCCGCCCCGACCGTGCAACGCGGCGGCGGCGATCATCAGCATCGCCAGGTTCGCCACGCCGGCGATACCCAGCGCCACCAAGATGTCACCGCGGATGCTCCGTAGGGTGCGACGGCCATCCCCGCCGCTGGTCAGTCCGGAGTGGAGATACACGGCGTGCGGCATCACCGTCGCGCCAACGATTCCGCACGCGAGCAGGACGCCGTCCCCGTCGCCGATGCTGGGCACCAGACCGCCGAACGCCTCGCTGCTGACGCCGGCGCGGCCGATCTGCCACAGGAACGCCAGCACGACCGCCATCAGCAACACCGCGATCGTCACCGTGAACCGACGCCGCCCGGCCGGCGCGGCCGCCAGCACCACACAGGTGCCGACGGCGGTCGCCAGGCCCGCCGCCGGCATCGGCATGCCGAACAGCAGGTGCAGGGCCAGCGCCGCGCCGACGAACTCGGCCAGATCCGTTGCCATCACGACGATTTCCGCCTGCGCCCACATCAGCCACACCACCGGCCGCGGCCACCGCTCCCGGCACAGCTCGGGCA containing:
- a CDS encoding molybdopterin oxidoreductase family protein, producing the protein MVRDGIADPWGARTPYGPGTPWPVRVDSHLAEGVAEEDVDSWVRAAAVLHSNGDGMDLAVKDGRIVGVRGRADDHVNRGRLDPKDLFGWQANHSPDRLTAPLIRRDGRLVESTWDEAMALIVKRSKELLDSSGPGSIGFYTSGQLFAEEYYTLSAIAHGAIGTNHLDGNTRLCTATAAAALKESFGCDGQPACYDDIDHADVIALFGHNAAETQVVLWDRILDRLAGPNPPALLCVDPRETPVAKAATLHLAPLPGTNVALMNGVLHELIANDRIDHDYVDNHTVGYDDFARLVADYPPERAAEVCDVPADQIRAAARIVGQAERLLCTVLQGFYQSHQATAAAVQVNNLVLLRGMLGRPGAGVLQMNGQPTAENTRECGADGDLTGFRNWANDDHVAELAGLWNLDVTQIPHFAPPTHLMQMLRYAENGTLGMLWVSATNPAVSLPELRRVRSILSQERLFLVVQDAFPTETTELADVVLPAAIWGEKTGVSTNADRTVHLNEKAVEPPGQARPDLDIWLEYARRMDFRDRDDQPFPPWNDAESAFEAWKRASAGRPCDYSGLSYAKLREVSGVRWPCNEDHPDGADRLYADGKFFAKPDYCESYGRDLVTGAPTEPVEYRATNPDGKAMLKAAQYVELHEKPDRDHPFMLITGRTVYHFHTRTKTGRAPQLRDAAPEPWLEMSAHDAERIGAAEGDLVEVRTARGAVRVALRVSAVRDGVVFLPFHYGYWDTDDPNHDRAANELTPTDWDPVSKQPIFKTTAAAVERVKAGEGPAPAPTTAASAPAATGIPAADTGPADAPPPTPTAPAVPETHGGPAARVEEHDATTVPGGRR
- a CDS encoding MEDS domain-containing protein; translation: MVRASGTVDNALGLGLHDHVCWSYDDDAEFRSHARDFLIEGLALGQRVCYIGDDTADALAADLREVDGMDAALRRGAACVAAVRDTYRPDAVVEPAAQVATYASATEQALADGFSGLRVAADVTTMVRQPAQHDAFARYEHLVDRYMTVRPFAALCGYDRVELGKRAVAQLACMHPNTTEDATPFRLYGSADCSAELAGDLDILSAELFPLALRRAEPHPSAGRVVLDASRVDFMDHRSLMALDDHARDHGVTVVVRTDLHTPAHVIEALKLTGVRVDSAT
- a CDS encoding helix-turn-helix domain-containing protein — its product is MRSGEFATVLDDLCATRSNVALAAEITRRGGDIGHGYIAQLRKGRKDNPTRRTIEDLAGALGVHPACFVGGRRELRPGERPSWRGHAIRQLFETADRPQSPEEVAAAIGSISGSYLRELLTGASDNPRLRHIHGLAQHFGVPAAYFFDDDLARRVDEERTDLEAMRDLGVIEFATRLSERAPHLSARTRAAAIRAVTQALRTKEGERWSFDSPTVDEDGAS
- a CDS encoding ImmA/IrrE family metallo-endopeptidase; the encoded protein is MVAELAVPPDASHQATARRVCEVIRDRLGGRLEVCFTPMTDAGLSGLTLALADGSYLIVCADSPRWYHRLQILLHELAHIVLEHERTPCARSGFADPVERDAEEFADALLAALTERRPRRGDEVGW
- a CDS encoding DUF6545 domain-containing protein, whose translation is MTAALNAGYVVLSVLGTMTLLFRIPAVGDRRWQPRAWTAYALINCGTVLSTSVGPLAGSADRPLPPDAIRVIVCTAGVSAIVAGVTLFVRSMSPWLRRLLGCYDISVVAANILVATLVMSIPGRCPWWMAPIYVLPPVVGAVVLVHRCLRVAVRGRLDVVACVVGALAVALLIYQFGHHRTGTTFLPTTALVALVARLPAGVDVALRAWRWATMWRVFGRLRPLHRLVDPATVLVRRGKRFDPHHRVRRALLELGEWRWALTSRFDPAVAARAERRARRAGLTGTALLAAVEAAQLKAAARSERRHAAHPAPTADGIGVVDECTWWTAVARAYRARMQLD
- a CDS encoding fibronectin type III domain-containing protein; protein product: MIKRLLATALLLAALTACGTTPSAAGVRLDAALVTPVDVTLTWHDDGPAPAGHVVEYATHQDGPYTTLGFVPPAQTSYRHQNLMPNTTFYYRVRPYYGPASDTVDVTLPPGAYDDEAHADDQAWAAPSTEPGRNQATQPIRRPATATSGAPTNLAATVMNDNGIRLTWVDHARDEDGYLMEIKAAGAEDFQVVQVMDPRVNSCGVVTLPDEKRATYRVRAFYYGGPSTVAHATTGDAPAGPG
- a CDS encoding SDR family NAD(P)-dependent oxidoreductase; the protein is MNGRPVAVVTGASRGLGYLLARELARQGFDLVVCARSAEGITAAGEALRREGATVSAVVADVSVRADADALVARAVADFNRLDVLVTNAGTIQVGPVAAMDVDDFTMAMGTMYWGVAYPVLAAVPVMRRAGRGRIITVTSLGGKVPAPHLLPYAAAKHAAVGFSEGLCVELAKYGISVTTAVPGLMRTGSPDNALFKGNKTAEHAWFTIADSLPFLTMDAERAARAIVRAGLRGRPEIILTPAAQVAARVHGLLPELTTRALTLVDRMLPTDESPTAQPGRAVASDSAVFRWLTTLTRRAAGRWHEGTDRTRGDGRPEIRTIRTPPPERAD
- the ctaD gene encoding aa3-type cytochrome oxidase subunit I, which encodes MAATIEQTPVRLAPAMRAPKGSVLLSLFRTTDHKQIGVMYLTTSFFFFVAGGAMALLMRTELARPGLQFLSQEQYNQLFTMHGTIMLLLYATPNLFGFANFILPLQIGSPDVAFPRLNAFAYWAYLFGGLIVLGSFITPGGAADFGWFAYTPLSDVIRSPGIGADLWITGLILSGLGTILGGVNMITTVVCLRCPGMVMFRMPIFTWNILITSIMVVMVFPLLTAALFGLLADRQLGAHVFDPHNGGSILWQHLFWFFGHPEVYIVALPYFGIISEVLPVFSRKPVFGYKGLVFATLAIAALSLTVWAHHMFATGAVLLPFFSFMTFLIAVPTGVKFFNWIGTMWRGQLTFETPMLWSLGFLLTFLLGGLTGILLAAPPIDFHVTDSYFVVAHFHYVLFGTIVFATFAGIYFWFPKITGRMLDEPLGKLHFWTTFIGFHTTFLVQHWLGAEGMPRRYADYLGSDGFTTLNTVSTIGAYILGASTLPFIWNVFRSYRYGERVEVDDPWGFGNSLEWATTCPPPRHNFTSLPRIRSERPAFELHYPHMIDRLRDEAHVTPTAAPSEVGAAAVQSDTGSDQGDPKKK